TGTGTCTGAAGCCCACCTTTACCAAGTAAACCTCTGAATCAGTAATAACCCTGCACCTcgtactcccccccccccctctccaacaaaagaaaagaaaaagatggggGGTGGTTTTCTGTGAAGTAAATATTAATGATGGGATCCAACTTGCACTCTGCATCTCCGGTACCCTAAGACCCTTTAAAGTTGATGAAGCGGGAATCAGCTGTGGGTAGTTTTTCCTGTGAAGCTAATATTAATGATGGCATCTGTGAGACATTCTGCTTCTGGTAACTTCAGACAATCTGACCATGCTAAAGTTGATGAGAAGATCCACACTCCACAGCACATAATTCAGCTCATTTGATGGGATATTTAGCTAATTCTTGACCAGAAGATGCTCTTGGTTGGGGACTTGGGGGCCGATATACCATATTTGGAGATCAGTCAAAATGGAGTCTTTAAATTACTTGTGTGGAGAGATGTGCTCCATACCTTACTTATTTCCCATGTTGAGAATGTGTCATGACATGTCAAACCAAactccagtttttttttttttttttctttctttcttaaagCAACCACTTTATTGATAAAACTCAATGTAAAGAAAGAGTCCAACCCACAGAAGTGGGGAAAGTAATCCCAAATTTCATACTGCAtgtaagaagaaaaacaaaacaaaaaaaaaaaaaacactcggAGCACCACCTTGGTCTCACCACCCTTTTCTTATCCATTTGATGCAGTTGTATTAGGCATTAATCCTTAATCCTGTATGGAGGCCCATAAGGTACTGGTGGCAatccaatgggctgaaattgacctttggATAGTAATATTATTGGctgggactttttttttttaaggtttcatTATAACGGGCCTAATTTAAGTAGGGGTGAAGTTAGTATACGAGAGTAGTAGTTAAGTGTTGGGTTACATTGGGATACTTGTAGCTTTTAAGAGTTCTGTTTTgtgtttatttactttattgagtttCTGTGAGTGATTAcaagtccttttatgagtcaatttaagaaatttaaaagATCTTTATATATGtgataccccccccccccaatcaaaTAATGATGTTTTGTGTAAAGAAATTTGAGTTCTTTGAAGAGTTTTGATGTggttgagcagtgcatacggTATTGGTATCTCAGACCTGatttccttctttcttattctGATCTGCTTTTATCATGTGTGATCTTACTCTTTTCCTctactattcttcttcttcgtagTTCTTACACCAGGTGGAACTCCCTCTTTCTCCAAAAGAATGAAAAGCCAAAACCacatattccccccccccccccccaaaaaaaaaaacatcttttGACAAATTCCAGTTTAAACGAACACCCTCAAAAAAGGAACCACTCCTTTTAGGCAAAGGGACATTGAAGAAACAAGTGATTAACTGTTCCACCCTCTCTAGACACGTAGGACAGACGGAGGGAGAAAGGACACATCATGGTCTCTTATGTGTCTGCCATCATAACCTTCCTATTGGCAATCTCGTATCCCAAAGCCTTATTTTTGGAGGGACCATGTGGCCTACATGTAGGTTTGTAAGAGAAGAGATTCCCTGGATGTGCCAGGTCCGCAGGATAAAACAAATGAAATTGCATGGAGAAGAAAGATTTGGAGGACAATTTGCCATCTGATGTCAAAGACTAAACCCTCGTGTCCTCATGAGCCAatgacaccaccaccacctgcaGACCTCCTAACAAGCTCTTGACACTCTGTAACTTGCTTTCCCTGAACCCTTTCTTAAAACCAAGATTCCAACTTATCTCATTCTCCTCTTGAACCAAACTTTTTCTCACCAGTGTTCCAAACATCCAAAATGCCATAAAGCCTGTGGTATCTTCTCTCAAAGAGATATTTGCCCACCAAAGATCCTCCCAGAACCTAATCCTATCATCATTGCCACATCAAACCTTAACTACAAAATCACAAGTGGGAGAATTCTCATAATGCTCTTCTAAGGAGCTCTTGAATCTTCCCATTTGGCCTCCCTAAAGTCCCACTCGTTTTCAGACAATCCATAGATGGATAGAATCACCTTGTGCCACAAAGACTGCTGCTCTAAAGGGAATCCCCAAATCCACTTAGCTAGGAGTGCCAAGTTCTTTTTATCTCCATAATCAACTAACACTCCCTCTTACCGTGTCAAGGATCACTCCTCCTTCCCCTGGCTCCCACAAAAATAATCCCTAAAATTATTTTCTCAATGATTTTATCTACCTTCTTGGGATCTGTAAACCAGCTAGTAATATGTGGGGAGATTTGAAAAGGTGGATTTCATCAATGTGATCCTTGTCCCAAGAGAATGTAATTCCTCTTGCATGTATATCTTGATTAAGGGCTCCCACAATATCATCGATCTGGATTTATCCCCCAAGTGGAGCCTTAGGTACTTCAGTGGCCTAGGTACTTCAGGGAAGTCCAAGGATTGAAACATAGAGGTTTCTTTGTTGGGAATACTTAACCAGCCACCATCGAATTTCCTAGTTCCACTCTAAGACCTGAGATCGTCTGAAAGCTAGAGGCTTGCAAAAATAGTGTTTCTATGATAAGTAACACGGTTGCAGTTCAACATGTCATTGCTATGGAGGTGTAGACACAATTACCGATAATTAGGGTTTAAGGATCCTATGGTTGATTTCATGGACTTAGCTACCTTTTCCTCCAGGAGTAACCTTGTTACTTATCATGAATTAGAACCAGCAGTGATGCCAAGAAGTATGTATGTTTAccttctgtgtgtgtgtgtgtgtgtgtgcaagaagTAAATGTTGTTCTAAAAATTTGCAGATGAAGCTGTCAATGCTCTGCACCTGGCTGGGGCGATCTCAGTTATTAGGTCAACTCCAGATTCTTCTGAGGATCCTGAAGTCATGGTCCAAAAGTGCAGCTTGCTGAAGAGGTTCCAAGATATGAAATATGATACATCTTGAATTTTAATAGATTTGGTTAGACTGGAAAGCATATGCTTATTAGTTATTCTCATTTACGTTTTGATAGTTTTGTCCAAATCTTAAGGGAAAATCTATTCCTATCTATAAAACAGATAGATGGAAGTTTTCTGTGCCATTTTTGCAAAAATAATTGAATTGTAAATTATCTGGAGGATTTTTTATGGTTACGATATTCTGCTTAATTCAGGTTCTCCCTGATTTATAGAGATTgactccaagaaaaaaaattgtagtgGGGAATGTCTCATGGTGTTGGAAGGTTATGATTTTCTTGATGCCCAATATCCTGTTTACATGCCTTTCAGtgctattttcttttcttatttctattaTCAGATTCATGGTTCTCTATCCCAACCTAGTGAAAGTTTGAATGCTATTTCTGCAAAAATGGTGCTGGAATCCTTCACGGTAACGAGTTCTGAAGTTGCAAACACAACTAGAACTCTGCATGAATTTCTGCATTGGGAAAGTTGTATTATAATGCAAATTATATTATTCAGAAGGATTAAGGTTTCCTTCATccatggagaaggaagaatccTTCACCACTGTAATGTGACAATGTGATTGAGACTCTTGTGTCTATCACTAAACTCCCACCCCTTCCTGTTGTACAGGGTTGAAAATACCTTTCTCCAAGGTAATCAACGGGTCAGATCTCCATGGTGAAAGAGAAAGCGGGTCCTTATTCAAATGCAGATTTTTTCAGTGAAAATTGATGGGAAAACGAACTGCAAAATTTGCATGGTTTTAATAGTTAGGTTCTCAAAGAATTCTGGGAGGtaaggaaaaatattttacCCAAGGTTTTAGAAATTGGTATTGGATATGGGATTGGTCGCTCTGTTTCATTCTAAATCGGACGTATTTACcccaaattttatttaaaaatgattttttaacctttttacccttggtccaAATCTATCCACTAATACGAGATCGCCCCAGAATCAGTATTGCCCTCcatcgataccgatccaatccctAGAACCATGGACTCTGTGGTTTTCTTTGCTCACTAAAAATTGAACGAACCAAGTTCACCTATATGAGAGATTGTGCCGGTTTggaacacaagaaaaaaaattcccagtTTGATGTCTCACGATTCTACTAATCAAGAAACTAAGGAGAATGCCAAGGGTCGCCAGGTCAGAAAAGTGATAAGTAGAAATTCTTCCAAATAGGATTTGAACCTATGACTAGTCAATTATAACAACCGACCGTTATACCACTAAGCTACCGAAGAACTCCCTTATTtaaggaagccaagaaaaggCATGCATGCAGCATTATCCTTCATGACAATCAACTTGGGTGGGCTGAGATCCAGCACAGGCCCATCGTGAAAGTTAAAGCCCAAACCAGCCTGTGTTCCACTTTCTCAAACTAAAACAACTTTTGGGTTTCCTTACGGATGTAAATGGGTATCCGtaaatccgaattcgattcaCATCTGTATTCATTTAGGGGCATCTGTATCTGCTTAAAGATAtgtagaaaaaaaattgaataatccggaaaaaaaattatccaatccGAATAGATATTCAACCAATACTACAAAATTAAATAGCTAATGATcttaagggtttttgaagattcaacaaatTCTAAGGAATGAGGCAATGAGAATCATGAGGCTAAGAGATATGGTATTTGCCGAGGGAGGAAGGTCTGGTTTACACAAGTCAGGGATGTAAAAGaatagtcgaaaatccgaatttgattcgTATCTGTATCTGTTTAGGGATATTCGTATTCGATCATGAATTTCCAGATCCGATCACATCTAATTTGTATTTGATCCGCTTAAATCTCTAGGTTTACTCCTAAGGGTGTTCTTATTCTGGTTCACACTTCATTCCATAATTCTTAGTGAATTAACTTGCAGTTCACCTTCTTTACACTTTTCTGGTGGGCAAGAGTGTTTGGAGGGTCAGCCAGTGGAGATCTTAatttttttcaaaccaaaaagtCTAATGTCGTGTATCTACAACTGGAAACTCACAGAGAGAGTTATATAAGAAGCAGCCAAAATCACTTCTCACTCTTGTGACTCAATCTTGTCCATTCAAAAACCAACGAATAATATCCACCTCACATGCACTATCTCCCCTTGCCCTCAAATATGTAACCTCAGCTTGTAAGGCCACTTTTAAACTACTTCTTAAGAGCCTAGAACAGAAGACCTCACTCAATCTTCATCCTCTACAATGGCCTCTGCTACAATTCTCAGGACTTCTTTCCTTCCCAAAAGATCAGAATGGTTTGCAGCCAACTCACATCAGTCGACCTCTCACTTGCAGCCTACTTCTGTGGCCTTCACTGTCCATGCTGGTGCTTACTCCGACGAGCTTATCAAAACTGCGGTAGTAGTTGTTTCTTATCACTTTCTATCTTGGATAAAATATTTGCTCCTTGTAACTAATTATCTTATAAGAATCAGTAACTTTCAATTAACATGAGCTAAAGTTGACTTGCCTAACTTGGGTAAGATAGGTTTCTTAGCCAAAGATGCAAATGAATACTCTGCCATCTCCTGTAATTGCCTTTTCCCTGTTATCAGTAGGGAAAGTTGAGGAGACCAAAAACAATTTTGTAACTGATGTTTCTTATTCTATGTATAATAATTAAGGGATTTAACCAACTGAATCTGTCTTGCAATTAAAAGCAAAAGTAGAATTACTTCTCAAATACTAACAAGTTACAGAAACAATTAAATTCAAAAACCAATTAGTCCCTACCCAAACATGTTCCTTTCACTATCACCTGTTTCTGCTCCACAGGAACACTAATATTTCCTTGAGCACTATATAGGCCCACAACCTCTCTCTCAAAGTAACAACTCTCACCAATTGTTTCTGATTTGGTTTATCATTTTATGCCATAAAAACTGGGGTCTAACTGTCATGTATTCGCAGAAAAGCGTCGCATCACCAGGCAGAGGTATATTGGCCATGGATGAATCTAATGCAACTTGTGGAAAGAGATTGGCCTCCATTGGTCTTGAAAACACAGAGGCCAACCGCCAAGCTTACAGAACACTCCTTGTCTCTGTTCCAGGTTTGGGACAGTACATCTCAGGAGCAATCCTGTTTGAGGAAACACTCTATCAGTCTACAATAGATGGTAAGAAAATGGTGGATGTTCTCAAGGAGCAGAATATAATGCCAGGAATTAAGGTTGACAAGGTAAGGAATGTTCATAAGAATGAACCCATGACAAACTGCAACATGAAAATGAACCATAAGCATGATTATTAGAAGAGGCATGCATATATACATGCATCATAGTATATAACAGTATTTTCATTTGTAGGGACTGGTGCCACTGGCTGGATCAAATAATGAATCATGGTGCCAAGGACTGGATGGTCTGGCATCTCGCTGCGCAGCTTACTATGAGCAAGGGGCGCGCTTTGCCAAATGGTGAATGCCCTATAAAAGCCTCTAGGAATTATATTCAACTATCTACTTTGTACAATTCTATCTGTAAATGCTGATTCTATCTTTGTTGTTGATCATATGCTAGGCGTACTGTTGTCAGTATTCCAAACGGGCCATCAGCACTTGCAGTGAAGGAAGCTGCCTGGGGGTTGGCAAGATATGCTTCCATTGCACAAGTAACTCATATCCTTCAGTTCATTTctgttttcttcattatttAATGTCCAAGGTAGCTGGACAGGGAATTTAGAATTGGAACACAGCAACCCATTGATACACTGAACAACCCTGAGCTTTTGTTAATGTAAGACCTCAAGAGAATCTGATGGTTTCATCAATTCAATAGACTCAATTGGCTTATAAAGATGTCAAGCATGAAGGATGTAGCACCTGAGTTTACATGAATAAGAATATAGTAGAGTGTAACTTGAAGAACTTTAATAAATCATAGGATTTAAAGCTTAAAATAGGTTATTTTCTAAATTAAAAACTATTAGAAGAATAGAGTAAATGAAGCATGCATTGAAGTACCTTTTGTTAGAGAAAGAAGTAGGACTGACTAGTTAGTTCCTTATTTTGTTGATGCAGGACAATGGTTTGGTTCCTATAGTTGAACCTGAGATTTTACTGGATGGAGAGCATGGAATTGAGAGGACCTTCGAGGTAGCCCTGAAAGTGTGGGCAGAGGTTTTCTTCTACATGGCAGAGAACAATGTTATGTTTGAAGGGATTCTGCTCAAGCCCAGCATGGTGACACCTGGTGCTGAATGCAAGGAAAGAGCCACACCAGAGCAAGTTTCTGAATACACTCTGAAACTCCTTCAGAGAAGGATTCCCCCTGCTGTCCCAGGAATTATGGTATGCTTATCTTACCAATCTACATATTTCAattgtttcaaaaaaaaaaagtgaaagaaaaaaaaaaaaaatggaaaagaaagtcTAAGCAACCTTGAACTTGAATGCTATGAACCAAGTGAAGCAACTTGAACTTGAATGCAAAAAAAGTTTCTGTCAGGAGGCCAATCTGAAGTCTATTGAAAGTTTACCTTGTGActaattttccttcttcttttgcaAAAAAGTTTCTGTCAGGAGGCCAATCTGAAGTCGAAGCAACCTTGAACTTGAATGCTATGAACCAAGGAGCAAACCCATGGCATGTTTCATTTTCTTATGCAAGAGCACTTCAGAACACATGCCTGAAGACATGGGGAGGAAGGCCGGAGAATGTGAAGGCCGCACAAGAAACTCTCCTAGTACGAGCAAAGGCCAACTCACTTGCTCAACTTGGAAAGTACACAGGTGAAGGCGAGTCAGAGGAGGCTAAGAAGGGGATGTTTGTCAAGGGATACACATACTGAGTTCTTGAATCTAGTAACTTATGTCATGGGTTTTGATGCAACTGTTTTGTCATAAGAAAAACAACAATGGAGCATTTATATATTTGCAATTACCCTAAACCAAAGGCATGCCAATGCCATGTTAGCAGTATAAGCTCATCACCATTAATGTTGGAGAAGCAAGTTGCAAACTCATGTGATTTGTTTCTGTCATACAGTTATTA
The nucleotide sequence above comes from Telopea speciosissima isolate NSW1024214 ecotype Mountain lineage chromosome 3, Tspe_v1, whole genome shotgun sequence. Encoded proteins:
- the LOC122654188 gene encoding fructose-bisphosphate aldolase 1, chloroplastic-like isoform X1, translating into MASATILRTSFLPKRSEWFAANSHQSTSHLQPTSVAFTVHAGAYSDELIKTAKSVASPGRGILAMDESNATCGKRLASIGLENTEANRQAYRTLLVSVPGLGQYISGAILFEETLYQSTIDGKKMVDVLKEQNIMPGIKVDKGLVPLAGSNNESWCQGLDGLASRCAAYYEQGARFAKWRTVVSIPNGPSALAVKEAAWGLARYASIAQDNGLVPIVEPEILLDGEHGIERTFEVALKVWAEVFFYMAENNVMFEGILLKPSMVTPGAECKERATPEQVSEYTLKLLQRRIPPAVPGIMFLSGGQSEVEATLNLNAMNQGANPWHVSFSYARALQNTCLKTWGGRPENVKAAQETLLVRAKANSLAQLGKYTGEGESEEAKKGMFVKGYTY
- the LOC122654188 gene encoding fructose-bisphosphate aldolase, chloroplastic-like isoform X2; translation: MASATILRTSFLPKRSEWFAANSHQSTSHLQPTSVAFTVHAGAYSDELIKTAKSVASPGRGILAMDESNATCGKRLASIGLENTEANRQAYRTLLVSVPGLGQYISGAILFEETLYQSTIDGKKMVDVLKEQNIMPGIKVDKGLVPLAGSNNESWCQGLDGLASRCAAYYEQGARFAKWRTVVSIPNGPSALAVKEAAWGLARYASIAQDNGLVPIVEPEILLDGEHGIERTFEVALKVWAEVFFYMAENNVMFEGILLKPSMVTPGAECKERATPEQVSEYTLKLLQRRIPPAVPGIMFLSGGQSEVY